The following is a genomic window from Bosea sp. RAC05.
CGACATCGGTCGAGGTGCCGCCCATGTCGAAGCCGATGACCTTGTCGAAGCCGGCCGAGCGGCCTGTCTCGGCCAGGCCGACGACGCCGCCGGCGGGGCCGGACAGGATCGCATCCTTGCCCTGGAAGAGTTCGGCGGCGGTCAGGCCCCCCGAGGACATCATGAACATCAGCCGCGCGCCGGTGCGGGCAATGTCGAGTTCCTCCGAAACCTGCTGCACATAGCGGCCGAGGATCGGCGAGAGATAGGCATCGACCACGGTGGTGTCGCCGCGGCCGACCAGCTTGATCAGCGGCGAGACCTCATGGCTGACCGAGACCTGCGGGAAGCCGATCTCGCGGGCGATCCTGGCCGCGACCTGCTCATGCGCCGGATAGCGATAGGCGTGCATGAAGGCGATCGCCACCGCGCGGAAGCCGGCATCGAACTGCGCCTGCAGTGCGGTGCGGATCGCCGCCTCGTCGGGCGCCTGCTCGACCACACCATCGGCCAGCACGCGCTCGTCGATCTCGACCACCGCCTCGTAGAGCTGCTCGGGCTTGATGATCTCCTTGGCGAAGATGTCGGGCCGCGCCTGGTAGCCGATGCGCAGCGCGTCGCGGAAACCCTTCGTCGTGACCAACAGCGTCCGGTCGCCCTTGCGCTCGAGCAGCGCATTGGTCGCCACCGTCGTGCCCATGCGGACCTCGCCGACCAGCCCGGCCGGAATCGCCTCGCCGGTCTTTAGTCCGAGATGGTCGCGAATTCCCTGCACTGCCGCGTCGCGATAGGCGCCCGGATTTTCGGACAGGAGCTTTCTGGCGTGAAGTTTGCCTGAGGGATCGCGGCCGATCACATCGGTGAAGGTGCCGCCCCGGTCGATCCAGAAGTCCCAACGCGAAAACGACATCCCCGACATCCTCTCCCTGAACGCCAGATCGGCGTCGATGACATTTCATCGATAATTTGTCGATGTCTCGTTGACAAGACGGATTCGGGCGATACGATCGCAATTGTGACCGGAACATGGCGAGGGGCCGGACGGTCGCGACGCGGAGGATGCTATGACCGGAACAGTCCTGACAACCGCAGGCGCGGCAGGCGCCCGCCCGCAGGAGCCGCGCTCATGACGAGGCGCCTGCTCGATGGCCTTTACCTCGGCGCGGGTTACGCCGCCGGCGTCTTCCTCGTCGTGATCTTCGCGCTGATGATGCTGCTCTCCGTCGGCCGCGAGATCAACTTCAACGTACCGTCGGGCGACGATTTCACCGGTTGGGCCCTGGTGGCCATGGCGTTTCTCGGCCTCGCCCACACCTTCAAGCGCGGCGAGATGATCCGCGTCGGCCTGCTGATCGAGCGGCTGCACGGCCCCAAGCGGCGGGCCGCCGAGTTGTTCTCGCTGGGTACCGCGGCGCTGTTCATCGGCTACTTCACCTTCCAGGCCGGCAAGCTCGCCCATGATTCCTGGCAGTATTTCGACATGTCGACCGGTGTCGTCGCCGTCCCGCTCTGGATTCCCCAGCTCGGGCTCGTCATCGGGCTCGCCATCCTGCTCATCGCCATCCTCGACGAGTTCGTCATCGTCGCGCGC
Proteins encoded in this region:
- a CDS encoding TRAP transporter small permease → MTRRLLDGLYLGAGYAAGVFLVVIFALMMLLSVGREINFNVPSGDDFTGWALVAMAFLGLAHTFKRGEMIRVGLLIERLHGPKRRAAELFSLGTAALFIGYFTFQAGKLAHDSWQYFDMSTGVVAVPLWIPQLGLVIGLAILLIAILDEFVIVARGGRPTYEPEPPKTAEELIERIAQGGGV